From Treponema primitia ZAS-1, one genomic window encodes:
- the wbaP gene encoding undecaprenyl-phosphate galactose phosphotransferase WbaP, which produces MTLSDFDVWYRTRYRRTSSALTTTAMVLADLFGVMVSFGAGFFLVNLYDMSAINFKSFVTYWPYLPLFIVVFQIARLYPGISLAPAEELRHFTIGSGMAHGGIIISRYIEDTEFDPISVAFIISFVFSTIILLICRSCMRAILQKSKLGGIPAVIFGGGNTGRMVVDRCLRRRIGYVPVLILDDDPSTGEEYQEVPIIHDTGIGPELVKRYNIKTAIVAMPKLDRKVLAHLLNYSVSAFRYNVLIPDFFSITNIWMSVRDFEGILGLATSQKLKMFWNLGIKRFIDLSIVIVGGILILPGLLFFALLIKLSSPGPVLYGHTRLGLNNKHFKAYKFRSMVVDAEEQLEIMLESNPQIKEEWETNHKLKNDPRVTGIGRFLRRTSFDEFPQLINIVKGEMSLVGPRPVVDEEVEKYGEDYNRIFSVKPGLTGLWQVSGRSDTNYAERVAFDTYYLQSWSVWLDLWILYKTVGVVVRGKGAY; this is translated from the coding sequence ATGACTCTGTCAGATTTTGATGTTTGGTATAGGACCAGATACCGGCGGACTAGTTCTGCCCTTACAACTACTGCTATGGTTTTGGCCGATCTTTTCGGGGTCATGGTTTCCTTTGGGGCGGGTTTCTTTCTGGTTAACCTCTACGACATGAGCGCCATTAACTTTAAGTCCTTTGTTACTTATTGGCCCTATCTGCCGTTGTTTATTGTGGTGTTCCAGATAGCCCGGCTGTACCCCGGGATTTCCCTGGCGCCGGCGGAGGAGCTGCGGCATTTTACCATTGGTTCCGGTATGGCCCACGGGGGAATTATTATTTCCCGATATATTGAGGATACGGAATTTGATCCCATTTCTGTGGCCTTTATTATCAGTTTTGTTTTTTCAACCATCATCCTTTTAATCTGCCGATCCTGTATGCGGGCGATCCTGCAGAAGTCGAAACTGGGGGGTATTCCGGCGGTTATATTCGGCGGGGGGAACACAGGCCGCATGGTGGTGGATCGCTGTCTCCGGCGCAGGATTGGGTATGTGCCGGTCCTCATCCTGGATGACGATCCCTCCACGGGCGAGGAATACCAGGAGGTTCCTATCATTCATGATACCGGTATCGGGCCGGAACTGGTAAAGCGGTACAATATAAAAACGGCTATTGTAGCTATGCCAAAACTGGATCGTAAAGTCCTGGCCCATCTCCTTAACTACTCGGTTTCGGCGTTCCGGTATAATGTGTTAATCCCCGATTTTTTTAGCATAACCAATATTTGGATGTCCGTGCGGGACTTTGAGGGGATCCTCGGGCTCGCTACCAGCCAGAAACTGAAAATGTTCTGGAACCTGGGGATTAAGCGATTTATTGATCTGAGCATCGTTATTGTAGGGGGGATTCTCATACTGCCTGGGCTGCTGTTTTTTGCCCTGCTGATAAAACTCTCCTCCCCCGGGCCGGTACTGTACGGGCATACCAGGCTTGGACTTAACAACAAACATTTTAAGGCTTATAAATTCAGATCCATGGTGGTTGACGCCGAGGAACAGCTTGAAATAATGCTGGAATCGAATCCCCAGATCAAGGAAGAGTGGGAAACAAACCACAAGCTGAAAAACGATCCCCGGGTTACCGGAATTGGCCGATTTTTGCGGCGGACCAGTTTTGATGAATTTCCCCAGCTGATTAACATCGTTAAAGGCGAAATGAGCCTTGTGGGGCCACGCCCGGTGGTGGATGAGGAAGTCGAAAAATACGGTGAAGATTATAACCGCATTTTTTCCGTCAAGCCGGGGCTTACCGGACTTTGGCAGGTTTCCGGAAGGTCGGATACAAATTATGCGGAAAGGGTAGCCTTTGACACCTATTATCTGCAGAGCTGGTCGGTGTGGCTTGATCTTTGGATTCTGTATAAAACCGTTGGGGTTGTGGTTAGGGGAAAGGGAGCTTATTAG